A window of the Coleofasciculus sp. FACHB-T130 genome harbors these coding sequences:
- a CDS encoding thioredoxin family protein, which translates to MAVNSPESTATSQPPSLGTGAKRVTNFLIALVAIVLSVFLFLGLQTETSSVSLDTQAEQSTPLEVALSNGKPTLMEFYANWCTSCQAMAKDLGELKEQYADSMNFVMLNVDNNKWLPEMTRYRVDGIPHFVYFGNNGDAIAQTIGEVPRPVMQANIDALVASVPLPYAQAGGQVSAFQSPVTPAKVSQDDPRSHGSQVKSN; encoded by the coding sequence ATGGCTGTGAATTCACCTGAATCAACTGCAACCTCCCAGCCGCCGTCGCTAGGAACCGGCGCGAAACGTGTCACAAACTTCTTGATTGCTTTAGTAGCGATTGTCCTCAGCGTTTTCCTATTCTTGGGACTACAAACTGAGACAAGTTCAGTTTCCCTGGACACCCAAGCTGAGCAATCTACACCGTTAGAAGTGGCTTTGAGCAATGGCAAGCCGACGTTGATGGAATTTTATGCGAACTGGTGTACCAGCTGTCAGGCGATGGCAAAGGATCTGGGCGAACTGAAAGAGCAGTATGCTGATTCGATGAATTTTGTCATGCTGAATGTGGATAACAATAAGTGGTTGCCAGAGATGACGCGCTACCGCGTTGATGGGATTCCCCATTTTGTCTATTTCGGCAATAACGGAGACGCGATCGCTCAAACGATTGGTGAGGTGCCTCGTCCCGTCATGCAGGCAAACATTGACGCCCTTGTTGCTTCTGTACCTCTGCCTTACGCCCAAGCTGGGGGACAGGTTTCTGCCTTCCAATCACCCGTTACACCCGCCAAAGTTAGTCAGGATGATCCTCGCAGCCACGGTAGCCAAGTAAAAAGCAATTAA
- a CDS encoding NIL domain-containing protein: MKKRVTLTFPKRAIQMPVTYRLAKDFNVAANIIRAQVAPNQIGKLVVELLGDIDAIDAGIEWMRSQDISVSFASREIAIDEDVCVHCGLCTGVCPTEALTLEPQTFRLNFTRSRCIVCEQCIPTCPVEAISTNF; the protein is encoded by the coding sequence GTGAAAAAACGAGTAACGTTAACTTTTCCCAAACGAGCGATTCAGATGCCAGTGACTTATCGACTGGCGAAGGATTTTAATGTAGCGGCGAATATTATTCGTGCCCAAGTGGCACCCAATCAAATTGGGAAGCTAGTGGTGGAACTTTTGGGCGATATTGATGCAATAGATGCGGGAATCGAATGGATGCGATCGCAAGACATCAGCGTTTCTTTTGCCAGTCGCGAGATCGCAATCGATGAAGACGTTTGCGTTCACTGCGGGTTATGCACTGGCGTTTGTCCCACAGAAGCTTTGACTCTGGAACCGCAGACATTTCGGCTTAATTTTACGCGATCGCGCTGTATTGTCTGCGAACAGTGTATTCCGACTTGTCCCGTAGAGGCAATTTCTACTAATTTTTGA